A genomic region of Noviherbaspirillum sp. L7-7A contains the following coding sequences:
- the pcaF gene encoding 3-oxoadipyl-CoA thiolase has protein sequence MIEAFICDAIRTPIGRYGGALKDVRADDLGAIPLRALMERNPNVDWTAVQDVIYGCANQAGEDNRNVARMSLLLAGLPQEIGGATINRLCGSGMDAVGTAARAIKSGETSLMIAGGVESMTRAPFVMGKADSAFSRSASIFDTTIGWRFVNPLMKAQYGVDSMPETAENVATDYKISREDQDAFAVASQNKAAAAQKNGSLAEEITPVVIRPKKGEPITVSQDEHPRATSIEALAKLKGVVRPDGTVTAGNASGVNDGACALILANEATASRHGLTPRARIVGMATAGVAPRVMGIGPAPATKKLLAQLGMTIDQMDIIELNEAFAAQGLAVLRELGVADNDPRVNPYGGAIALGHPLGMSGARLVTTAMYQLHRTGGRFALCTMCIGVGQGIAMVIERV, from the coding sequence TTACGGCGGCGCCCTGAAGGACGTGCGCGCCGACGACCTGGGCGCCATTCCGCTGCGCGCCCTGATGGAGCGCAATCCCAACGTGGACTGGACCGCGGTGCAGGACGTGATCTACGGCTGCGCCAACCAGGCCGGCGAGGACAACCGCAATGTGGCGCGCATGTCGCTGCTGCTGGCAGGCCTGCCGCAGGAAATCGGCGGCGCCACCATCAACCGCCTGTGCGGCTCCGGCATGGATGCCGTGGGCACCGCGGCCCGCGCCATCAAGTCCGGCGAAACCAGCCTGATGATCGCCGGCGGCGTCGAGTCCATGACGCGCGCACCGTTCGTGATGGGCAAGGCCGACAGCGCCTTCTCGCGCAGCGCCAGCATCTTCGACACCACCATAGGCTGGCGCTTCGTCAATCCGCTGATGAAGGCGCAGTACGGCGTCGATTCCATGCCCGAGACGGCGGAAAACGTCGCCACCGACTACAAGATCAGCCGCGAAGACCAGGATGCCTTCGCCGTGGCCAGCCAGAACAAGGCGGCCGCCGCGCAGAAGAACGGCTCGCTGGCCGAGGAGATCACGCCGGTCGTGATCCGCCCGAAGAAGGGCGAGCCCATCACGGTCTCGCAGGACGAGCATCCGCGCGCCACCAGCATCGAAGCGCTCGCCAAGCTGAAGGGCGTGGTGCGTCCGGATGGCACCGTCACTGCCGGCAATGCGTCCGGCGTCAACGACGGCGCCTGCGCGCTGATCCTGGCCAATGAAGCCACCGCCAGCCGCCATGGCCTGACGCCGCGCGCCCGCATCGTCGGCATGGCCACCGCCGGCGTCGCGCCGCGGGTGATGGGCATCGGCCCGGCGCCCGCCACCAAGAAGCTGCTGGCGCAACTGGGCATGACGATAGACCAGATGGACATCATCGAGCTCAATGAAGCCTTTGCCGCGCAGGGCCTGGCCGTGCTGCGCGAACTGGGCGTGGCCGACAATGACCCGCGCGTCAATCCCTATGGCGGCGCAATCGCCCTGGGCCATCCGCTGGGCATGAGCGGCGCGCGCCTGGTCACCACCGCGATGTACCAGCTGCACCGCACCGGCGGCCGCTTCGCGCTGTGCACCATGTGCATCGGCGTGGGGCAGGGCATCGCCATGGTCATCGAGCGCGTCTGA